The proteins below are encoded in one region of Saccopteryx leptura isolate mSacLep1 chromosome 1, mSacLep1_pri_phased_curated, whole genome shotgun sequence:
- the LOC136389646 gene encoding mucin-6-like — translation MGVLSGAQGARQTEQQTGTTPSPFTTVSPTTSSTGTGTPVTHSAQATSSSRPHTPSTTHSAPTGSVSTTSHITGPPTGTSFRTTATFPTDSQSTNTQSTQAPISATNSVTPTSNRVITPSQPQTHSPHISTARPTGTSLPATHVPGTASVPSPTTPPGTLSTSGTTQGPNSISTAKTTTSSVSHPSAPAHSGTTPAPFTTVSPTTSSTGTGTPVTHSAQATSSSRPHTPSTTHSAPTGSVSTTSHITGPPTGTSFRTTANFPTDSQSTNTQSTQAPISATNSVTPTSNRVITPSQPQTHSPHISTARPTGTSLPPTHVPGTASVPSPTTPPGTLSTSGTTQGPNSISTAKTTTSSVSHPSAPAHSGTTPSPFTTVSPTTSSTGTGTPVTHSAQATSSSRPHTPSTTHSAPTGSVSTTSHITGPPTGTSFRTTATFPTVSQSTNTQSTQAPISATNSVTPTSNRVITPSQPQTHSPHISTARPTGTSLPPTHVPGTASVPSPTTPPGTLSTSGTTQGPNSISTAKTTTSSVSHPSAPAHSGTTPAPFTTVSPTISSTGTGTPVTHSSQATSSSRPHTPSTTHSAPTGSVSTASHITGPPTGTSFRTTATFPTVSQSTNTQSTQAPISATNSVTPTSNRVITPSQPQTHSPHISTARPTGTSLPATHVPGTASVPPPTTPRGTLSTSGTTQGPNSISTAKTTTSFVSQPSTPAHSGTTPSPITTVSPTTSSTGTGTPVTHSAQATSSSRPHTPSTTHSAPTGSVSTTSHITGPPTGTSFRTTATFPTVSQSTNTQSTQAPISATNSVTPTSNRVITPSQPQTHSPHISTARPTGTSLPPTHVPGTASVPSPTTPAGTLSTSGTTQGPNSISTAKTTTSSVSHPSAPAHSGTTPSPITAVPSTSQLWTGTPTGTPRTSTSLSQSPGSSISPPVSSAASPASNHSPLTTVTSPSPNPQYSTALPGSSAPSSLPTTSGPTPSSSGLPTVSNYASLSTLSLSPDMSTPITSSLSPPLPATLPPSALPSTPPLHISPSPSPVPTSGTIGLLSTPRTTASAPASPTLSSQATTSQSTSLTTRVPTPGLMSSTVGVTTIPSSPATNFTTRHPATGLLTTVLLSSSVTAHGGPSPTAGPSVSSLRTSVPSSTAPHDGPLQHAEEVRAGRDLAYDQAAERKAEAGRPVSQQRPCPGLSPAASPGLHSGLPPAPRPA, via the exons ATGGGGGTGCTCAGCGGGGCTCAGGGAGCAAGGCAGACAGAACAGCAGACAG GGACAACACCTTCTCCATTCACCACCGTCTCACCCACGACCTCCAGTACAGGCACTGGGACCCCTGTGACACACAGCGCCCAGGCCACGTCCAGCAGCAGGCCTCACACTCCATCCACCACTCACTCTGCACCCACTGGCTCAGTCTCCACCACCTCCCACATTACAGGTCCGCCCACAGGGACATCGTTCAGGACCACTGCCACATTCCCAACAGATTCTCAATCCACGAACACTCAATCCACCCAAGCTCCAATCTCTGCCACCAACTCGGTCACCCCAACCTCTAACCGAGTTATCACCCCATCCCAACCACAGACACACTCTCCTCACATCTCCACTGCAAGGCCAACAGGCACCTCTCTGCCAGCAACACATGTCCCTGGCACAGCCTCAGTGCCCTCACCCACCACACCTCCAGGGACATTGTCCACATCTGGGACCACACAAGGCCCTAACTCCATCAGCACAGCCAAAACCACCACCTCCTCTGTGTCACACCCTTCCGCTCCTGCCCACTCAGGGACAACACCTGCTCCATTCACTACCGTCTCACCCACGACCTCCAGTACAGGCACTGGGACCCCCGTGACACACAGCGCCCAGGCCACGTCCAGCAGCAGGCCTCACACTCCATCCACCACTCACTCTGCACCCACTGGCTCAGTCTCCACCACCTCCCACATTACAGGTCCGCCCACAGGGACATCGTTCAGGACCACAGCGAACTTTCCAACAGATTCTCAATCCACGAACACTCAATCCACCCAAGCTCCAATCTCTGCCACCAACTCGGTCACCCCAACCTCTAACCGAGTTATCACCCCATCCCAACCACAGACACACTCTCCTCACATCTCCACTGCAAGGCCAACAGGCACCTCTCTGCCACCGACACATGTCCCTGGCACAGCCTCAGTGCCCTCACCCACCACACCTCCAGGGACATTGTCCACATCTGGGACCACACAAGGCCCTAACTCCATCAGCACAGCCAAAACCACCACCTCCTCTGTGTCACACCCTTCCGCTCCTGCCCACTCAGGGACAACACCTTCTCCATTCACCACCGTCTCACCCACGACCTCCAGTACAGGCACTGGGACCCCCGTGACACACAGCGCCCAGGCCACGTCCAGCAGCAGGCCTCACACTCCATCCACCACTCACTCTGCACCCACTGGCTCAGTCTCCACCACCTCCCACATTACAGGTCCGCCCACAGGGACATCGTTCAGGACCACTGCCACATTCCCAACAGTTTCTCAATCCACGAACACTCAATCCACCCAAGCTCCAATCTCTGCCACCAACTCGGTCACCCCAACCTCTAACCGAGTTATCACCCCATCCCAACCACAGACACACTCTCCTCACATCTCCACTGCAAGGCCAACAGGCACCTCTCTGCCACCGACACATGTCCCTGGCACAGCCTCAGTGCCCTCACCCACCACACCTCCAGGGACATTGTCCACATCTGGGACCACACAAGGCCCTAACTCCATCAGCACAGCCAAAACCACCACCTCCTCTGTGTCACATCCTTCCGCTCCTGCCCACTCAGGGACAACACCTGCTCCATTCACCACTGTCTCACCCACGATCTCCAGTACAGGCACTGGGACCCCCGTGACACACAGCTCCCAGGCCACATCCAGCAGCAGGCCTCACACTCCATCCACCACTCACTCTGCACCCACTGGCTCAGTCTCCACCGCCTCCCACATTACAGGCCCGCCCACAGGGACATCGTTCAGGACCACTGCCACATTCCCAACAGTTTCTCAATCCACGAACACTCAATCCACCCAAGCTCCAATCTCTGCCACCAACTCGGTCACCCCAACCTCTAACCGAGTTATCACCCCATCCCAACCACAGACACACTCTCCTCACATCTCCACTGCAAGGCCAACAGGCACCTCTCTGCCAGCAACACATGTCCCTGGCACAGcctcagtgcccccacccaccacACCTAGAGGGACATTGTCCACATCTGGGACCACACAAGGCCCTAACTCCATCAGCACAGCCAAAACCACCACCTCCTTTGTGTCACAACCTTCCACTCCTGCCCACTCAGGGACAACACCTTCTCCAATAACCACCGTCTCACCCACGACCTCCAGTACAGGCACTGGGACCCCCGTGACACACAGCGCCCAGGCCACGTCCAGCAGCAGGCCTCACACTCCATCCACCACTCACTCTGCACCCACTGGCTCAGTCTCCACCACCTCCCACATTACAGGCCCGCCCACAGGGACATCGTTCAGGACCACTGCCACATTCCCAACAGTTTCTCAATCCACGAACACTCAATCCACCCAAGCTCCAATCTCTGCCACCAACTCGGTCACCCCAACCTCTAACCGAGTTATCACCCCATCCCAACCACAGACACACTCTCCTCACATCTCCACTGCAAGGCCAACAGGCACCTCTCTGCCACCGACACATGTCCCTGGCACGGCCTCAGTGCCCTCACCCACAACACCTGCAGGGACATTGTCCACATCTGGGACCACACAAGGCCCTAACTCCATCAGCACAGCCAAAACCACCACCTCCTCTGTATCACACCCTTCCGCTCCTGCCCACTCAGGGACAACACCTTCTCCAATCACCGCAGTCCCCTCCACGAGCCAGCTGTGGACTGGGACTCCCACGGGGACACCCCGCACCTCCACCTCCTTGTCCCAGTCCCCTGGCTCCAGCATCAGCCCTCCTGTATCCTCTGCGGCTTCCCCAGCATCAAACCACAGTCCTCTGACCACTGTCACATCACCGTCCCCTAACCCCCAGTACTCCACTGCTCTGCCTGGCAGCTCTGCgccctcctctctgcccaccaCCAGTGGGCCTACTCCGTCCTCCTCGGGACTCCCTACAGTCTCAAATTACGCCTCGCTGTCCACACTCTCCTTGTCCCCGGACATGTCCACCCCCATCACAtcctccctctcacctccacTCCCTGCCACTTTGCCCCCGTCTGCACTGCCCAGCACACCCCCTCTCCACATCTCCCCCAGTCCATCGCCTGTGCCCACCTCCGGCACCATCGGCCTTCTGTCTACGCCCAGAACCACGGCCAGCGCCCCGGCCTCCCCCACCCTGTCTTCCCAGGCCACCACCTCCCAGTCCACTTCTCTCACCACCCGAGTCCCCACGCCCGGCCTCATGTCATCCACCGTGGGGGTGACCACCATCCCCAGTTCTCCAGCCACGAACTTCACCACCAGGCATCCTGCCACTGGACTGCTGACCACTGTCCTGCTGAGCAGCTCTGTCACTGCACATGgaggcccctcccccactgcaggGCCATCCGTGTCCTCTCTCCGCACATCTGTACCCAGCTCCA CAGCCCCCCATGACGGTCCCCTCCAGCACGCGGAAGAGGTCAGGGCTGGCAGAGACCTGGCGTACGACCAGGCtgcagagaggaaggcggaggctGGCCGGCCCGTCTCCCAGCAGCGTCCCTGCCCAGGCCTCAGCCCTGCCGCCTCCCCCGGCCTCCACTCTgggctccctcctgcccccaggcCTGCCTGA